A window of Magallana gigas chromosome 8, xbMagGiga1.1, whole genome shotgun sequence genomic DNA:
AGTGTCTCAAATCCCTATTCatgttttattcaatttcacaaaaactgaatgatgataatgctaaaacatttataatattaaactaagtatattgactttactctgctggcataaaatgtcaatgatcaaaattttaagatatggtgtcttttatcttgttcaaCAAGTTTCATATTTTTCCCCAAACGTAACGAAAAAAAAGTGTGACAAAACTGAAGTACgccagacggacagacagagggacggacagatggacgcCGGACAAAAGTGATCAGACGAGTTCACTTAAGTTTTCAGCTCAGGCGAGCTAAAATGAAATCTTATAAAGCATTGTTGAAACCTTTTGAGGGATTCCCGATCGATGTTAAAATAAGGCTTTATACCAGAGATTGTCTTGGTAAATGCTTACGTGTCCAGGAatgctgaaaattgaaaattgccACCAAAAAAGACCTACAAAATTAATTACCATGCTTCTTTCTGGAGGAAATTCAATACAGATACACGTACATCGTTTAGGAACCCTGTCGGCGTCAACTACTGCAGTGAGAAAATCTGGCTATTTATATATGCGATGTTTACCCATTCGGAAGATGGTCAACTGCTGGAAAAGCCACAATTCCTTGTACAAAGTGCAAATCAATATGCTCTAAACGTCTGCTGCAACACGCTTATTAAGCTTCTTTTTTTGACATTATGCATTGATACGAAATGTTCATGAACTACAAAAAATGAGTAGATATTGTGCCTTATATTTGAGAATATTTTTACTCATCCTAATTAAGTAGCCATCAAGAATGAGACCACAAAAAATTCACAGTGTTCAATGCTGTAATTAGTTCTAAAATGTATATCTAGACAgacaaaattaatttactttCTCATGACGGTGAATAATAACGTAAACTTCATTACAAtttgttcatacatgtatatttatgtacatgattttgaaattatttacaagaaaaaaattaaagccaATCAATAACTATAACATAAATGCGTTTTATAAAACAACAGTTTTTATACTGCTTTACAgggacatttttgaaacaaatctGGTTCCTGGCTTGCGAAAAACAATTTAGGAGAGTTTACTTACTATACATTTTTAAGCTACCGTATACATAGAATGTTTTCGTTCTCAGTTGTTATTTTCACATGCAATGGCATTTTTTTCTCAATGCTCCTTCAACTTCGATTTCAGAACATTCCAAGAAGTCCATCATAAGTGTATGATAGATAGATCTCTCCGTCGTCCAATACTACCAGCAAGTTTTCATCTTTCAAAGTGAAGACAACGATGTTTGTTATCAAGTCCTACTCTGTTGGGGTGTCAATAGCCTATGAAATCCAACAATAAACGATTGTTAaatgaaacataattttaaaaattcagaagTTTCATTATACTAGGTTGAATTACTTTCGAGGAACATTTAGACTAGTCTATTCAATTTCTACGATTAATTTTAGCAAAGAAATGTATATTAACCTCTATTTGTGTTCGGCTTGTTGTTGACAATGATTTGTCATTGTTGTATGACTGTACAACAACATCGGTGATCCTGACATGTTGTCCCACAGAAACAGGTGTACATGATAGGTCTCGccacaaaaaaactttacatttGGCCGACTTATCCTTCAGAACAAGGGCTTTAATTTTTACATCCCTTCCCCGTACTAGTACTTTTCTTGTCATTTCCTcctgtaaaaaattaatatatgttaaaatgtaACAGTAAGTAAGTTTAGTTTAAAGCAggttatatctacatgtatattacattttaCAGTGTCAttcatacaaaaacaaaatatacggCAATTGAACAATTATGTacgaaaattaataaaattgttacTAACTGCAACCACCTGTCCTCTGGTAGACATCATGGTTTTCACATGTGATTTCTCCACATCGATAAGTGGAGACCCTGGGGATGTGGGTGGGACTGCCAATTCCAGTGCTGTCCTGTCATGTTCAGCTGACACGCTGACAGGACCAGTCTTACACACTCTTGACTTGCTAGTTATGGTGATGGAATTGTTTGGCTTGACAATTATGTTCATGAACATAATAGTACTCCCAACTTCCATGTTTCTTAGCTTTTCTTGATCGTAGACAGGGCACTTGACAGCCATGGTGCTGTCAGCCACACCAACATACACACGTCTCCTTTCCTCGCGACTTTGGTTCACATTACTGCTTCTCAGCAGAAACGCAACTTGTGGCAGATAGggtttatcttttttcattttaaaaagattctCCGATGTTGGCATCTGAAATCACAATTGtgagaattctgaaatttatTAACACAAAAATTCCAAAAAGTTCACTAATAAAAGCTACTGTATCATGTATCCCTCTACAGTACTGAAAGCAATCTAGCTAACTTATACagttaaattaatttcaaaacttttttattcaattaatgcAGAACTATGTATACTGGCTTGTGGTCATAATAATACGATTCTTAAGTGCCAATCAtcgaaatattttcattgttaaTATTTGTGTACATTTGATCTTATATAGTTCCATGATTTGGAGTAGGTTTATCAATCGTCTTAATTGGTAACTCTCTTTCACATATTCAACTAAACTTGTGCTTTCtactaaattaatttaaaatctcCCATTTTGATAGCGGGCTTCTGAAAACCATCACTTTTGCCTTACAATTTTTCAAAGACCTTTTTGTATGAATGAAAAGCAGCCTTTTTTGGAGGACAATACACAAAACACAagaatatatctatatatacgATTTTCAAATTGTCTACTACAATTTCCATCCCAAAATAGTTCATATTTTCGAAACATGTTGCTGACGTATGATACACTGCAATGCCAGGATATGGTCTGTTATCTGTATGATAATTTCATCACATCTAAACAAGTTATACCCATTTAAGTTGTAATTTATTGAGAGATCTGTTATTTGTCATTAGACGGATTTCTGAAAAAGCAAGCATGTCTACAGCCTTCGTTACAATCAACTTTAAAgaaagtgggcgcttaagatgtagattcggcaggaatctgggcgcacaagaagagtgaaaatttcattgattaattttgGACATTTTTCGAATTAcaaccgttatttggtttctgttggacgTAGAATGGGcagaaaaatgtttgaaatgcaaaGTGTTTTGTCATAATATGGgcctaaatatagcaacacggcGGAATTGATGCAAAATCGTACTTATTTAcagctgtttttaaatgattctgatgtctctgggtcttctctccacaaatttgaaacttgTAAAGATGACTTAATTCAACATTAAAAAcgtcgatttttaaaaaaagatggagagatgacccagagatgactaattatatacttttttcaaaatatttttggaggataataaaacaaagtccaGAGATATGACAATATTGTCCCCAACATTACTTTATACCGCAATTTCAAAGTCTTGCATGGCTCACTGGTTTCGTTCTGGATTTTAAAGTCATTAACgaagtgttttgggttcaaatcctgCTCGAGACTCAAAatacctttcttttttttttttacttttttttaaaatgtatgttgATATAACATTATGTTGAATTATACtagaataccggtatattttaattagtCGTTATTGATTTCTGCCGTATGAACACTATTTTCTGttcttattactagtttatttatacagtataattgaattaaaatatatatgcatgtgtattaaaATTTCCAATATAAAGTTTTATCGGTTTACCCCTCATTTCCCTTTTCAGAAAGCTTGTGAGTTTTATTCAATAGCCAGAATAGACTTGTACTTAATCTCTCAAcacaatcaatttttttgttcaaaccTGTACATAGCATTTCGAGGATATAGACATTTAAACCCAAATTGGTTCGTGTCGATGGTTCCTGCAAACTCACTATCTTGTGCGCCCAGTTTctttggaaattccaagattaaagttggaaattccaactttaaagttagAAAAATACTtcaaagttggaaattccaactgttaagttggaaattccaagattaaagttggaaattccaactttaaagttggaattcaaaaaatatatacatttgtatatagagtggcactaatacgcttccgtagtATTGTTATACCGTTAATCGTTTAAAATTGCCCCTGaaattaattatcaattatagtacgtatatattttttcacaaataataattGTGCATTGGTGTGCACTAATTCactaaatataaaatgattctaCTAAGTAACGATTTCGTACTAAtgtgatttatttcaaaatgttaagaCACTCCCACcccaaaacaaacacaaaatcaCCAGACAGGCACACAAATCACGCTTCGACGACAGTTTAGATATTCTAATTTATGATTTCATCGTTATTTGCTAAGAATCTCATTCTTTCCTTAAACATGCAAAGAAATATCTTGAGACGCCCTCAGATACGActctgaaaaattcaaaagcaTAAATTATGGCTGCTGGTTTGTAGTTTCAAATAAAGGTATTACGCAACCCTACCTTACACTTTGTTTTTTTGTCCATTATAAATCGATACAACGACTTGCACGtgttattaatttattacaatCGATTCACAAGAATCTTTAAGTCAGTTGCCACCTGGAATTGCCAGATCAACTACGAATGTGCAACAGGTAATATATACAAAGTCATGTAAGGtttcaattaaatgtaaatgttataattgtattttaaactttatgtatTACCCCCAGGATGAATATATAACTTTAAGTTACTACcgaaaaatatgtataaatactagtatataacaGTTTCCTTTTCATCCTTTTATTGATATTCTTCTGCAATGGTACTTTTAATTACTCACGTACTTACTGTCCCGTGACACCTTTGGCATATAGGGCGTTTTGGAGTGTGCCCTAGCTTCTCCTTTGTTCTTTCATTTCGGCTTCCACTGTCTACCGCCAAGTGACTTTGGGCCTTCCTCTCTTCCGTTTCCCTCTGGGGTCCAGAGGAGAGCTGTCTTTATAATGCCATCCGAGTCTAAGTACATGGCCAAGCCAATTCCAACGTCTTCTGAAGATGATTGTGGCCATCTCCTCTTGCTGACACCTGTCGAGACGGTCCTAAATTGAGATGGTCCTAAATTGAGATGGTATTGGACCAAAAAAGTCTTAAGATCCTTCTCAGGAAAGTTGACAGTTTGCTTAGATCTCTCTCTGTCATTCGCCAGCACTCTGGTTCGTACAAAAGGATAGGTAGGAAGCAGCTTTTGTATAGCTTTAGTTTTGTTCTAGTAGTGCACTGACTAGATCTCCAAACAGTTTGTAGGTTGTAATTTAGATGCTGTTCTTGCGTTGGATAGTCTCTGTTCGATATCAGTCTCTTCTCCATGGCCACCATCTGTTGTTACTTTGCTATCCAAGTACGTAAAGGTGCTTGTATGTGGGAGGATGTGATCGTCCACTTTGACAGCTGTTGGGTTGTTAACATTTAGGGTCATGACCTCTGATTTTTTGGTGCTTATCTTTAGCCCAATGCTTCCTGCGTACTTGTGGAGTCTGTTGGTCTTGTCTTGAATGTGCTGGTCGGAGTGGAAGAATATGTCTATGTAATCTGCAAAGTCCATGTCTTCTAGTGTCGTGAATGTACCCCATCTGATGCCTCTCGGGATGTCAGATGTTGTATTCTTCATGATCCAGTCAATGATTATGATAAAGAGTGTTGATGACATTACACATCCTTGACGGACTCCTGTTTTAACATCAAACTCGCTGCTGGTGCTTCCAACTCTGCATCTGAAGTTGACATAAAAACTCTTGATAATATAGTCAGATAATTTTTCAGAGAGTGTCCCTATGAATGCTGTCGAAggctttttttcaaaatcaataaaattaatatataattgtCGTTGCCATTCTGTACACTGTTCTATGGTGTTTCTGTGTGTAAATATTTGATCAATACATCCTCGCCTTGGTCTGAATCCAGCTTGTGTTTTACGCAGTTTGACATCCAAAGCTATGGATATTCTGATGATTTTGGGCATTATCTTTCTGGGGTTGGAAAGAAGTGTTATTCCTCGCCAAGTGTTGCAGTCATTCAGGTTGCCTTTCTTTGATATGTTAATGATGACTCCATGGTTCCATTCATTTTGTATGGTGTTTCTTTCCAAGATGTCATGAAAAATTGGCTAAGAAATTGTGGCTGTAAGTAAAGGATCTGTTTTGAATAATTCTGCATTTAAGTTGTCATATCCAGGGCTTTTCCATTTTTTAGGGATTGTATTGCAGAGACAATCTCTGGAATTTGTAGTGATTCAATGTTGATGTATAGGTAATTTGCTGGATCACTGATATCTCAGGTTCACGAGTTGGAAGTGGCCTGTTCAGTTTTACCTCAAAATGCTCGGTCCATGCAACTGTCTTCCATCTCTTTCTCTCTTGACAGCAACTTTCCTTTTTGTGCTTGACAGGTAGGTTTGGAGATGGTCTATTCCTGCCACTCACTgcttttgttattttgtaaaatttcccTGCTCTCCTCTATTAGCTATCTATTCTGCTTTTGTTGCAAGGGCATCTAGTGTGCTCTCTTATCTGTGCGCAGAGCCTTCTTCACTGTGTAACAGGTAATATATTAGGTTTCGATGAAATGTAAATGTTATTGTACTTTGATTGTAATGTATGACCCCCAGGATGAATATACAAGTTTAATTTACTATCGCTGATTGTAAACCTGGTATAAATACTATATAGCAGTTTCCTTTTTATCTTCTTATTGATATTCTTCTaaaatgggttttttaaaatagttttgtatatatatatgtgctaCCAATAAAAGGCATATTGGtggtatttgtaaaaaaaataatcaaattgatTATTCTGTTTGCAGCAATTTCACAAATAACAAAGACGCATAACAATGGACACCGATTTCCGTCTCCAGGACGTTATACGATGTTATGTATGTGAGTCCCCTACCCCTCTTATGTATTGTGACATTTGTCGCATTGGTTTATGCAAGGCTTGTGTTGCGGAACATCTCTCAGATGAATCGAAGGAGCACCGTGTGGTTTTGTTCAAAAAGCGTGGATCAACTGCTAATCATCTGACTTGCATCGAACACCCTACAAAGAATTGCGAACTTTTCTATGAACAATGTGACGTTCCTATTTGTGTGCATTGTGTTGCATCGCAGATGCACAAAGGTCATGATTTTCTACAACATTTTGAAACTAATATGAGCAAAGTTAAAGTCATACAGAAAGATTTGGGAGAGTtggaaaaaatgatttatcCGAAATATCAAGAGATTGCAGCTGACATTCAGTATCAGAAAACTGAACTCTATAACAACGCCCAAAGATTGACAACTGATATAGAAAAACTGGAACTAGATTGGCACAGAAAAATAGAGAACCTTTCCAAGACACTGAAATCTGATATCgatgaaatgttttgtaaagatTTCTTAGTTTTGGATAGACAGGAAAACGAAATCTCGAGGAGTATTTCTGAAATCTTTCATAGAATTCTAGATTTAAAAAGAATGCTATATTCCAGCGATTCAACCCTAGTTGATGCTTATGTATCcagaaattttaaattcagaaaACTGCCACTAATTCAGATCACGAAATCGTTACCGTGCTTTTCTGCAAAAGAAATAGATATGGAGGAACTTGCTCATCGTTTTGGAACTCTGTCCGCATCATCTACTGTGGTGGAAGGATATGGGTATGTCGTGTTGAACCATTCAGAAGAGAGCACATTGGCGATGCTTGAAGAGCCAGAAGTTACCGCAAAAATTGATTCTGGGTTTGGGAATGGATTGCATAACGTAGTTGCTCAGAACGATGAGGAGATCTGGACTAGTGGTTGGGACAAGATCTCAAAACTCTACAACCTTAATGGGGAACCGATAAAGTCAAAAGTTCAAACAAAGTCAGGAAACGCGCCTCAAGATATGACAATCACCGGCAATGATGATCTAGTTTACACTGATGACAAAGATGGAACtgtgaacattttgaaaaacacaAATATTGAAGAGATGGTTTGGCTACCGGGGTGGAAACCTCAAGGTGTATGCTCTGCATTCTCCGACCACCTCCTCGTTAT
This region includes:
- the LOC136270993 gene encoding uncharacterized protein — translated: MPKIIRISIALDVKLRKTQAGFRPRCRVGSTSSEFDVKTGVRQGCVMSSTLFIIIIDWIMKNTTSDIPRGIRWGTFTTLEDMDFADYIDIFFHSDQHIQDKTNRLHKYAGSIGLKISTKKSEVMTLNVNNPTAVKVDDHILPHTSTFTYLDSKVTTDGGHGEETDIEQRLSNARTASKLQPTNCLEI